The Leptodactylus fuscus isolate aLepFus1 chromosome 1, aLepFus1.hap2, whole genome shotgun sequence nucleotide sequence TAATGGGATCCAAGAAGACTTGATATATAACCAGCTGTATTCCTTGATAGAACAGCTTGGTTTGTGGCACATAATGACTAAGATTATCAAGTGGGAATGGTGCCTGTAGTTCAGGAGGCCGAGGTTTCACACCTCATACTAACATCTGATGTCACTGCCTGGGCATGCCCTATGTAGAAATTGTGTGGACCGAATCGGTAGGCAAATCCAGAGAGCCAAAAGATACATCAGTGGGAtctccttcctttcctccctcTGGTTTTGCGTATACTTTTCTGTAAGTTTATCCCTTGTGTGATATCACACCTATACAGattgtctgtatttttttttacagttggttccCTGCCTCTATTTGTGTGTTTTGTTGTCTATTTCTATTTTTGATataaatatacaatttattaaaaaataaataaataaaaatacatcagTGGGGCATGTCCAGTAGTTATGTATACGTATACAGAGGCAGCGCCGCTTACTCACAGAGCTGGACTGCAGCATTGATCAAGTTATAGGATTAAGGAAAAGCTCTCCTCATACGGACCTTAAGAAAGGAGGTTGGGATTGCAAAGATAATACAATAATGGACAGTAAATGGAGctctaaaatagaaaaaaaaatgtagttgcCTGTCTCAGGTCCTCATTTCCCAGCTGATGTTAGAGGGTCATGTTTTGTTTAGGTGACTGCTGTAGCCAATCACGGGCGCCAGTCCATGTTTTATATGAATGGCCATTCATCTGTGCTTGCCGGCAGCTTACCCAATCGATGACAGCTGTGCTCTAATCTTCCTAAGGATCGGTTTACATAATACAACTCATTTACATTACTGTCTGCGTGACTAGGAGAGTTGGACTGTTGACACATGCTTGAGACAATCACGGTATAATATTATACTTTTATTAGAGAATTACACACAAGGCATTTCTGTAAGGTTATGTAAGAGATTCTTCACTGTATTTATAGTTTAAATAGTTTTTctaaaaatgtctttttttttttctctgtatttaGGATGTcttttggaggaagaggaggctttAATCGTGGAGGaggtggcagaggaggtggtggtggcgggtggagaggaggaggaggaggtggcggaggaggaggacgtggtttcggaggaagaggaggtttCGGAGGAAGAGGTGGAGGACGTGGAGGCTTTAACAGGGGAGGCTTTGATCAGGGACCACCAGAATACGTTGTTGGTATGTTTATGAAATTATACAACTTTGTCCAAGTGTCTGTTATATaccttaatttttattttatttttttgtctttaaaCCATACAGTCATCAAAAAGCACGTTTTTCTTGTAATATGCCTGCAATTGGGCACACTGAATAGTAAATCTGTACCATATATGAGCATGTCGGACCAATCTTTGGGCATTTGTTGCTTGACTATGCAGTAGTGGCTATTTGTGATACAGAACAGTGTGCTAAGAGGAAGGTTAGGGGTCCACACCCTCTCtcatagaggacctgtcacctttCCCGAAGACCACTTCAGCCAGATTTGGCCATCAGGACATCGATTTGCTCTGTTcctaactttatttatttttttatctcttTGAGAACTTTACCTCATTTCACGCTGCTTAGAACTTAATGTATAAATGGTATTCACTCTTTCTGCTGTTCATGCTTGGCAGGACTTAAAAAGAGGGTTAAGAATGGCAGATCTTGGGTGCGTTGATTAGGCCCACAACTGCCATGATAAAACATTGGAACCCGCTGAACGTTGTATGTGTGAAGGGGCACAGTGAGGGAATCCCCTAATATGTTATTGCTAATCCTAAGGGTTTAAATGTATAGGGTTAGagatactgtgtttccccgaaaacaaGACAATGTCTTATATTAACTTTTGTGCCTAAAGATGCATTAggacttattttcaggggatgtcttatttttcatGACCAAAAATTCATATATgttgttaaacaaaaaaaaaaaagtacctgcTGCTGTGCTGTGTTCATAGTCTCTGCTGCtcttggatgagctgggagaggcgCACTGCTTCCACCGTTGTCTGTACTTATACAGTAGGTGGCaggcctctcccagctcatcgCAGAGAAGCAGGGACAATGGATGCAGTGCAGCAGGCTCTCCTGTGCATACACAGAACATCATATGCGGTGGGGGTGGGCCTCTTCCAGCTCACCCATGCACAACAGTCCCTAGATGCAGCATCGACTGCAATGGTCTCTTATATGTGCTTTGAGCAGCAAAATCAACATAAGAAATTTTTTATTTGATCAGATAATGTTAATATTGAACGGTGTGATGGCTTTAGCAATGAGTGCCGCtgagtcttattttcaggggatgccttatatttcTAAGCCTGAAAAAATTACAATAGATCTTATatttggggatgtcttacttaCGGGGAAACACAGTAGCTGCAGTCTCAGTTCTACAGCAAGATGTCAGCTGTAtagcgggcattaacccctctggcgccttggTTGAAGCTGACCGAGGAGCCATTTTCCCGGTGCTGCGTGGGCACTGCCATTTTCCCAGGGCCAGAATCCCGTTGTCATGACAGCAggaagccttgtaaaggctcctcaGCCTGTCATTCAATTGAttttattgcaggctactctatgtagcctgcaatagaactgacagacttatgcaatgcattagcatttgtaagccgatggctggtcaggtagtggaggggggtgtacgtctcacccagactactaaggtgggtgagatgagaaaactccagaaagaatgtttctcagcagataactattgtctgctgagcgttatttcagagttccggttactgggctggagttttaggaatggcaggtaggttggtagtgggacctgtcattccacccccctccagtccacacattggggtgttccggcagcgactcagctgcagagagtctgctcatcaagggaggcttaagaagccagctccagtagcagactgtggcagagcttggctggagagacaactgagaggtcatatttttggagttgtATCCTTAGTGATTCAActagcttttgatttctgttattctaggtgaggtaacctattctatgcttagttagagcctagccgggcaggtatttatttttgtattgtttccttttgttgctgcactatatttttgagtgaaaataaaactctacctttgtttggactaaagaaactggacttgtgtgtctataccaccccagctagcaaccccagacccggacacattgtaatgtattgcattaatcgtcagaccccctggggttcaagacttcTAGGGGgtataataaatacattaaaaaaaaaatatttaaagttcaaatcaaccccctttccctagagcacatataaaagtagttaaatactgtgaaacgcctacacattaggtatccctgtgtctgaaaacgcccggtctacaaatctataaaaatatttcttcCCGTGCAGTAAACGCCATAGtgagaaaaaaagtcaaaagcgtCAAACTaaagttttttcactgttttgcctcataaaaaaatttgaatcaaaagtgatcaaagtaatagcaattccccaaaatgctataactgaaaagtaccccTGTTCCCGCAAAAATGACACCCTATGTATCCCTGTACACAGAGGTATAACAAAAGTTTTGGTGTCAgactatggcgacttttagacaaAAAATTGTGGGGATTTCTGTTAAggggtaaaaatgtaaataaaatcatataaatttggtaacccTGGAATCGtatcaaaacatagaatacaggtgaaaagtcattttggttgcacagtaaatgccataaaaacgtcgcacaaatgcactttttcttcaaagcaaccccattctgaattttccagcttcctagtacatgtAAAtggtgaagaacaatttgtcccgcaaatattaatactagagatgagcgaacactatttgaaaattgcatttcacTACGTGTCCCACTAGGGCATTTAAAATTGGCCAGTGATTGGGAATTCATCCAAATATCGGCCCTTGTAAAAGTTCCTGTGATCAGATGACATACTAGCCCCTATGAGAGTGTTTTCTTGTCTATTGCTGCTGTTTGTGGCCCAAAATCTGCAGTTGTAAAATAATCCTTAGGCTCATTGGACTAGTTGAGTTTATCAACAATATTTATCAGATCATATTGATAATCAACTTGCACAATATGCTTTGTATAACTTGGGAAGATTAAAAATTTGCATTAATTGTGTTATTGTTGCAGAGGTTGGTGAGTTTATGCATCCTTGTGAAGATGATGTGGTGTGTAAATGTATCACAGAAGAAAAGAAAGTGCCTTACTTCAATGCTCCTATTTACCTGGAAAATAAAGAACAGATTGGAAAAGTGGATGAAATATTTGGGCAGCTGAGAGACTTTGTATCCTTTATAAACCTATTTTGCTTAAGATATGAGCCTTGTTAAATATTGTGGTGTTCTGTGATAATAGTATGTTTCCACCACAATTCTGTCATGTGAAGCTTGTCTTTTACACTGGCCTGTGTTTCCACAATTGTTTATCCCCTATTCAGTTTACATTGAGTCATTTGAGTACCTTTTAAAGGAGTGCTCTATTGCATAGCTGGGAGCAGGGaaatgagtcagcagcagcctgtgctgtacacacaggagagagacagtgcttgatgagacttccgggtgctcgctggaggctaattagcatatgaatgaaaactggctatttcaaaaactactgaggcgatttacatacaaaaggtatgtgtggaatagcatttctaaaggctttgcaagtatgtgcttagcttaaaatgacttttcccaatgatagagccctttaagcAGGATCATTTCAGCAAATAAAGCTTGTTCATTGTATATTGAAAAGTAATCCAAGTTTCCAGCTTGTCACCAGTGCACGAATGTCTTCATCACATGATATAGGCAATTTATTAACCTGTAGAAGTAAGCAAGATATGATCTTGAGAATGCAGAGGAATTGATACACAGCATTAATTCATGTGCATCTCTTATCATTTTACAAAGAATTTAACGAGCCATTTGTAATGTAACTAGTCAATAGTACACGTATAGCTGTATTTGATTTAATGCAGTGATCCATTTCTAGGGGCAGATCATATAGGCCATCTAAACAATGTTTTTGTGGAGATGATCTGAAATTCTCTGCACAGTTACTGTCTGTTGCATGCAAATTTCTCTTTGCGTAAACTACGGCAGAATACTGTGCTGTAAACTTTAAATTCTGTAGAATGGTTTCATTCTCCGGTAGACATGTACACTGCTGAATGTGTAACTTCCTTAATGACTTTTGCAAGTATTTTTCTATTAAGCTATCTGATAATATGAAAGCATCATCTTTTAAGAAGTTACAGAAGGTGAGTGTTTTATGGTATTGGATTGCCATGTGCTTTATTTGGCTCAGCACATTTGAAGTGAACCTGCAGTGTTGTCTGCTGGCAGCATATTATAGAGCTGGAGAAGTTGAGCAGGGCGATATTTAGTATTATAGGAAAAGATTTGCAGTAATTTGTTTATACCGGTTCTCATTCTGGGCTTACATGTCCACTGGGTAGTTatacttagggtgggttcacatctgcgccccaatctccgttttgcaggtttccgtttcctgcccgaaactggacaggagacggaaacctgcagtcatttttcaaacccattcatttgaataggttttgaAAGtgcccggccgtgagcgcctgtgagtgttttgggCTTTCTGtggcaaaattgtttttttttttaaagaggacctttcaccactttgcaacctgtgcagctttctgccccatgttatagatgcagctgcatagactgtagtgcactttgaattacctccctagcccccctcgttttggagctgtgagccccgtaaattttggcgccctgtatggtaattaaggctttagtgtcagaagggcgtttctgacgataaaaagaaaagctacgtcagtctgacactgtccaattagcagtggacagtgtcggagctgcttctcctgcctaatctcgtgagttctcctgagatcaggcaaacgtctcttcacagggctgcacagaagacccggagaagcgatccaggctgagcactgaagtggatgaaggagaacttcagtgacatcttcacaggtaagtgaagaaacccctaagcaatgagcataactgccctgtacaccctgtggtcctaggtctagcccctatacaacgagcattaacccctatagccccctaggcaatgagcattaacccctatagccccctatgcaatgagcattaacccctatagcccctaggcaatgagcattaatccctatagcccctaggcaatgagcattaacccctatagcccctaggcaatgagcattaacccctatagcccctaggcaatgagcattaacccctatagcccctaggcaatgagcattaacccctatagccccctagcaatgagcattaacccctatagcccctaggcaatgagcattaacccctatatcccctaggcaatgagcattaacccctatagccccctagcaatgagcattatcccctatagccccctagcaatgagcattaacccctatagcccctaggcaatgagcattaacccctatagcccctaggcaatgagcattaacccctatagcccctaggcaatgagcattaacccctatagcccctaggcaatgagcattaacccctatagcccctaggcaacgagcattaacccctatagccccctagcaatgagcattatcccctatagccccctagcaatgagcattaacccctatagccccctaggcaatgagcattaacccctatagcccctaggcaatgagcattaacccctatagtcccctaggcaatgagcattaacccctatagccccctaggggttaatgctcattgcctaggggctataggggttaatgctcattgcctagggggctataggggttaatgctcgttgtataggggctagacctaggaccacagggtgtacagggcagttatgctcattgcttaggggtttcttcacttacctgtgaagatgtcattgaagttctccttcatccacttcagtgctcagtctggatcgcttctccgggtcttctgtgcagccctgtgaagagacgtttgcctgatctcacgagaactcacgagattaggcaggagaagcagctccgacactgtccactgctaattggacagtgtcagactgacgtagcttttctttttatcgtcagaaacgcccttctgacactaaagccttaattaccatacagggcgccaaaatttacgaggctcacagctccaaaacgaggggggctagggaggtaattcaaagtgcactacagtctatgcagctgcatctataacatggggcagaaagctgcacaggttgcaaagtggtgaaaggtcctctttaaccggacacaaagtcagacatgcaggactttgtgtccggtttaaaaaaaaaaacagttttcacCTCGGAGAGCacgaaacgctcacaggcgctcacggccggacactgtctgccaggtttccgtcttctgtcggcagaagactgaagcctgaaaacggagatcgagcgcagttgtgaacccgcccttagtgacCAACACTGATCCTGTGCGCAAGTATGCAAACAGGCATAGCTGTCTGAGTCACTGACTAGTGACTTACAAGCTCAGAACGATCAGAGTTATAAATTAATACAAGTTACAttaaatcttttcccacaaagcaATATGTCTGTATATTTACTTGTCTCCTACTTAAACCCATTATTgtacttttcttttcttctttattctgtgggtcactaTAATTCCTATGGTTCATtatatcaatatatttttttcttatttttactatttttgaatagtaaaatatttaaaatgaaaaaatgattattttttttttctttcttcccttCATTCCCTGTACTCGATTGACACTATTTGATGACATACAAAATACTctggactagttcacacggagtcttttggtggattttgacacagaatctgcctcaaaatccacgtgCAGAAaaggctcctattcatttgaatgagagctgctagcgttttttttttttttcaaattccttCGGgcgtaatcaggagcgggatgagaCAACGGGATGTTggtacactgcatcggcatccagtcacgtccAGCCGCGTGAAGAGTTCGcacagtggaaaaggtttccaccttgtgaacatacccttagtattCCAAACCATTATAGCCTGTGGACTACTGACAGCTGATGTATTTGGCCACACCTCTGGCATGGGTTATAGGCAGTTACTAGGGGGCCTTTGTAAAGCgctagtttttatttttattttttttttatgtagattgtgagtcccatatagagctcacaatgtacattttttccctatcagtatgtctttggaatatgggatggaaatccatgcaaacagcgagagaacatacaaactccttgcagatgtttttttgcccttggcgggatttgaactccagggctgcagtgctaaccactgagccaccgtgtggtcccttGTAAAGCGCTAGTTGTCATAGTAAACCTTAGGCACTCTATTAAAGGGGCAGATTTAGGGAGCCCTTCCTTCTGTCAAGCTACTTAGATGATGCCTGCTGTTAATCACATTCTGGTAGGTCATGGTTCCTTAAGAGGTTGTCCAACAGTATAGTGGATAAGTCAAACCTCTGACTCCTATATTTTTCCACAGCCATATTCTGCCTCCTTCTTCATGAGTGGACAGCCATAGTCATGACATAAGTGGCAAAGCTTTTCTAATTCAGGAGAAAAGCCAGTGAtttaattcctatgaaagtaaatatgccacAAGCCacatcaataattgtataatataatagttaaACATCTTATTTTGAAGttgtcagtaacttttttttcaaCTCCAACCAAAACTGGCCCCAACTCCGTTTTCATGGCCCTGTAATAAGTCTttgtgtagatatatatatatatatatatatatatatatatatatatatatataataaaaattttaatgtaAATGCTACATTGACTTTCTTTTTCTCACAGTTCTATATTGACCCAGCAAAGTTGCTGCCTCTACAAAGGTTCCTTCCCCGGCCGCCTGGTGAGAAAGGCCCTCCAAGGGGAGGACGTGGTGGCGGAAGAGGAGGTGGACGAGGGGGTGGTCGAGGCGGTGGTGGCAGAGGtggatttggaagaggaggtggaggtttgtactcccccccccccccccctcttcaaaATATTGCCTATTTGTAATAGACACTGCGTTGTGCCTTTAAAGAGTTTGTACCCAGGGAATGTTTTGTgtgctgatatttttttttttctcccttaggAGGGTTTAGAGGAGGTCGTGGAGGATTTGGTGGTGGCGGCGGTGGTGGTTTCCGAGgcggaagaggaggtggtggtggcCGTGGTTTCAGAGGTTAGTATAGTTTGATCTTTTTActgttttttggtttgtttgtttgtttgtttttttataatcgATGGCCATTTATTTGGAGGGGGAGGTTGCTGAGAGAGAAGGATTTCAGCTTACTGATCCCTTGTTTCTGAGGCATGAAGACCAtgacaatcccccttcccccgttGGAATAAGTGTGCATGCTTGCAGGGTATGACTAGACATAGGATTTGTTTGTGCATAACCATAGAGATGCATGGGCGCAAACTACATAGTTTAAGTGTATCTATCTCAACATTGATATAACAGATATTAGGACAAATCTGATATTTATTCCATGCGTAATAGCCTGTAATATATCCATTTAATGTTTGAGGTGTACAGATGGAAGTCTTTCAGATTGTACTGCCCTTATACAAATAATCCGTTTAATTTtttgtgtactttttttttttttttttttttgtttcctttatAAAGGAGGCCGGTGATAATCCATGCGAACCCAGCACAGGTTGGCGTCATTTAGCGCCCCCTCTTGTCTTTGGAGATACATGGTTAAAGAAGAGACCTTCAATTTGTTTTTCACATGGGACTAATACAATGAGAGAAAACAACAGGAGAAAAAAGAGTGATGTCTAGTAATGTTTACTGCTACAGCATATGTATACAGTACCAGACACTGGTGAAGTCTTTCTTGTACATCTTTAGAAGCCGCCTTAGTTGGCATAGCGTCactaaagtttttttaaaaaatgaggaTTGATATCTTAGAAGCCTTGTGGTAAGAAATATCTTTAGTAATTAAAACCATGAACCCTTTTTTAGTATTCTACGACTTGTATATAAGAATCTGTATTACTTGAACATGCTATGTCAATAAATTTTCTACCACATGTCATACTTGTATCttttatatacatacatgcaacAGTGATGCAAAACATTCTTTGAGATTCTACACCTTTCTTTGAACTTTGACTGAAGTATCACtcatggccactacacaatgtacaaaGTGGTACCTGCTTTATTGTTGGTGGAAGAAGTAATGATTCCATCTTTTTCTAATATTTATTGACTTTCCTAAGggatattaaggctaaggccccacgggccataatcgcagcgctaaagcgctgagtggacacattgtggttctttccgcggcgcttttaagagaaagttcagagagttttcctctgctgactttctgttaaccttatatctacgggaaagccgcgggcatttctgtagatataattgacatgctgcgatcttttccgcaaagtggcgatgggatttgcatgaatcccatccacattgcatgcactgtacaacgccacgatttttcccgcagcgtctccgctgcgggcaaatagcGGCATTTGTGTCCCCTGGGGCCCGGGCCTAAAATTTCAGAAAATCCATTTAGATCATTATTAgagactagcagttacccgcaacTTCATCTGTGGGTTGGCAGTGGtgttgaaccgcttatatgtgttgtccccccatctctgccgccagttccttgtccccctatctcttcgcccccagtttcttgtccccccatctcttcgcccccagtttcttgtccccccatctctggccccagtttcttgtcccgccatcgccgcccccagtttcttgttcccccattgCTGCCCCACTTTCTTGTCCAAtctgtgtccccccatctctgcccccactttctTGTCCCACCATCTCTAGCTCTAGTTtcttgtctctccatctctgcctccagtttctggccccccccatctctgcccccaggttcttgtccccccccccatctctgcccccaggttcttgtccccccatctctgcccccagcttcatgtcccctccatctctgcccccagcttcatgtcccctccatctctgcccccagcatcgtGCCCCCCTcttacatcggccccagtgtattaGCACTTACCTTGGCCACGCTCCGTCACCGCTGCTT carries:
- the GAR1 gene encoding H/ACA ribonucleoprotein complex subunit 1, encoding MSFGGRGGFNRGGGGRGGGGGGWRGGGGGGGGGGRGFGGRGGFGGRGGGRGGFNRGGFDQGPPEYVVEVGEFMHPCEDDVVCKCITEEKKVPYFNAPIYLENKEQIGKVDEIFGQLRDFYFSIKLSDNMKASSFKKLQKFYIDPAKLLPLQRFLPRPPGEKGPPRGGRGGGRGGGRGGGRGGGGRGGFGRGGGGGFRGGRGGFGGGGGGGFRGGRGGGGGRGFRGGR